In Lacerta agilis isolate rLacAgi1 chromosome 1, rLacAgi1.pri, whole genome shotgun sequence, the following proteins share a genomic window:
- the LOC117060007 gene encoding malignant T-cell-amplified sequence 1-A-like encodes MFKKFDEKENVSNCIQLKTSVIKGIKNQLIDQFPGIELWINQIMPKRDPVKIVRCHEHIEILTVNGELLFFRQREGPFYPTLRLLHKYPFILPHQQVDNGAIKFVLSGANIMCPGLTSPGAKLYPAAADTIVAIMAEGKQHALCVGVMKMSAEDIEKVNKGIGIENIHYLNDGLWHMKTYK; translated from the exons ATGTTCAAAAA ATTTGATGAAAAGGAGAATGTGTCTAACTGCATCCAACTGAAAACGTCTGTTATTAAAGGCATTAAGAACCAGCTGATAGACCAGTTTCCTGGGATCGAACTATGGATAAACCAAATTATGCCAAAGAGAGACCCTGTGAAGATAGTACGTTGTCATGAACATATAGAAATCCTCACAGTAAATGGAGAATTGTTGTTCTTCAGGCAAAGGGAAGGACCATTTTATCCCACACTCAGATTACTTCATAAATATCCATTCATTCTACCACATCAACAAGTTGATAATGGAGCCATTAAATTTGTACTTAGTGGAGCAAATATCATGTGCCCTGGTCTGACGTCTCCAGGAGCTAAACTTtatcctgctgctgctgatacAATCGTGGCAATAATGGCCGAAGGAAAGCAACATGCCCTGTGTGTTGGAGTCATGAAGATGTCGGCAGAGGATATTGAGAAGGTCAACAAAGGAATTGGCATTGAGAATATCCACTATTTAAATGATGGTCTCTGGCATATGAAGACGTATAAGTGA